A section of the Thermodesulfobacteriota bacterium genome encodes:
- the vapB gene encoding type II toxin-antitoxin system VapB family antitoxin: protein MQTAKLFQNGGSQAVRLPKEFRFEGDEVVVKRLGEAVLLFPKRYAWGDLKAALDLLDPEFQIERDQPRESEQREFDS from the coding sequence ATGCAGACGGCAAAGCTCTTTCAAAACGGGGGAAGCCAGGCGGTTCGGCTGCCGAAGGAATTTCGCTTCGAAGGCGACGAGGTCGTGGTGAAGAGACTCGGAGAAGCCGTCCTTCTGTTTCCGAAGCGCTATGCGTGGGGAGACCTGAAAGCGGCCCTCGACCTCCTCGACCCGGAGTTCCAGATCGAGCGAGACCAGCCCCGGGAGTCCGAGCAACGGGAGTTCGACTCCTGA
- a CDS encoding PIN domain-containing protein, with translation MPFLLDTDTCIYLINRRPGYEGALRHMDGLEYGDVLISAVTLAELRFGVAKSARREANGARLEHFLARFETLVFGEEAAGAYGPLRAHLESEGTPIGPLDTLLAAQALAAGCTLVTNNSGEFSRVPGLRTENWFGAEMGGPGHPRSAST, from the coding sequence ATGCCCTTCCTGCTCGACACCGACACCTGTATCTACCTGATCAACCGCAGGCCCGGCTACGAGGGGGCTCTTCGGCACATGGACGGGCTGGAGTACGGCGACGTCCTCATCTCCGCGGTGACGCTCGCCGAGCTCCGCTTCGGCGTAGCGAAGAGTGCTCGCCGGGAAGCCAACGGCGCCCGCCTGGAGCACTTTCTGGCGCGGTTCGAGACCCTGGTCTTCGGCGAGGAGGCTGCCGGCGCGTATGGGCCGCTTCGAGCGCACCTGGAAAGCGAAGGAACGCCCATCGGACCCCTCGACACCCTGCTGGCCGCCCAGGCGTTGGCGGCGGGCTGCACCCTGGTGACGAACAACTCCGGCGAGTTCTCGCGGGTACCCGGGCTGCGGACGGAAAACTGGTTCGGTG